A genomic region of Thermoanaerobaculia bacterium contains the following coding sequences:
- a CDS encoding DUF6498-containing protein encodes MKAHSYSLDVLLFVATVSLAVVNHWEVTDLVWSLWISSLTLGYSFLMVPIASMILRGDPGTMIGPGKSPKVPAGAPRAIQALPMNIFVLFVAIFMIGFHMITFWIVLLVGLSTLLGIGGMLRDRPAWSWCPDPGALIPRTLIVLPFALFLFGFFTIHFVGFHFVHGIFLNGFFPILQESPFGKTIEGTFEHFLSLVQISFLRYWPFVAFSALSRIPDYIRAWNHEGGNFMFKPYINVVRMHIMIFVFAFAAAAGLKDALLYPLLVVYFFPWGVLWRSRKDKVQQSQPPES; translated from the coding sequence ATGAAGGCGCATTCCTACTCTCTCGACGTACTCCTCTTTGTCGCGACAGTAAGCCTGGCGGTTGTGAACCACTGGGAGGTCACCGATCTCGTCTGGAGTCTCTGGATCTCAAGCCTGACGCTGGGTTATTCCTTCCTCATGGTTCCCATCGCCTCCATGATCCTGCGCGGCGATCCCGGAACGATGATCGGTCCCGGCAAAAGTCCGAAGGTACCAGCAGGGGCTCCCCGGGCCATTCAGGCTCTTCCCATGAATATCTTTGTCCTCTTCGTTGCAATCTTCATGATCGGGTTTCACATGATCACCTTCTGGATCGTTCTCCTTGTTGGACTCAGCACCCTTCTGGGTATAGGCGGTATGCTGCGGGACCGGCCGGCCTGGTCCTGGTGTCCCGACCCGGGCGCCCTGATTCCCCGCACCCTTATCGTTCTCCCCTTTGCCCTCTTTCTCTTCGGTTTCTTCACGATTCACTTCGTCGGCTTTCATTTCGTACACGGAATTTTTCTCAACGGTTTTTTTCCCATACTCCAGGAATCTCCATTCGGCAAAACAATCGAGGGAACCTTCGAGCACTTTCTCTCCCTTGTTCAGATTTCATTTCTTCGGTATTGGCCCTTTGTCGCCTTCAGCGCGCTTTCCAGGATTCCGGATTATATTCGAGCGTGGAACCACGAAGGTGGTAATTTCATGTTCAAGCCCTACATCAATGTCGTCCGAATGCACATCATGATCTTTGTCTTCGCCTTTGCCGCTGCCGCAGGTTTGAAAGATGCCCTCCTCTATCCCCTTCTCGTGGTTTATTTCTTTCCGTGGGGTGTCCTCTGGCGTTCCCGAAAAGACAAGGTTCAGCAATCCCAGCCGCCAGAATCCTGA
- a CDS encoding ChaN family lipoprotein, which translates to MRVLLFSLMVAAMAFVSTGLSADAEDEIALLTLGDPGRAFSLAAAPAGTYVDCRTGKELTFDEMVDIMAQARIILLGEEHTNMEQHILQGKILDALAERGIPLILGMEFFQRDDGDVLKKWISGEMNEEFFLRESGWYDRGGYPFGYYRPVMESAKNNGIPVVGLNVDRSLINSVARKGLEGLDENERKELGKIRVDAAPGHRFLVSLFFGESGPSMPPDWLSRMYAAQVTWDTIMARSILDNLIEDRTMVVIVGSGHVIHGLGIPRRLKEESEWRRISIPVLSFVPVTAPVPDPEITLRGHPTGMGGYGSDAPKALFSRGVADIAGIFTNPGEYEALPTYGVSLRESDGNITVSWVTPDSLADRAGVERGDRFLDVNGNTFDSLTDLRLHLASFTWGDRVDIHLLREEATVHAIFILEPDIVAQRELTVPGWIRMDGLDVNLSYTDPADYTKPLSTEELDEPHGRRYLILDDQDHPLRIEVREGRDLLEVHELDKEGYIVRALYRNPLEDGTTEVRKARDMNGTWTIQSYDRTGRLLHSRVRS; encoded by the coding sequence ATGCGAGTTCTTCTTTTCTCTCTGATGGTTGCAGCCATGGCTTTCGTTTCCACCGGACTTTCTGCCGATGCAGAAGACGAAATCGCTCTCCTCACGCTGGGGGATCCCGGCCGAGCCTTTTCCCTGGCCGCGGCGCCTGCAGGAACCTATGTGGACTGCCGTACGGGAAAGGAACTCACCTTCGACGAGATGGTGGATATTATGGCTCAGGCGCGTATCATTCTCCTGGGCGAGGAGCATACAAACATGGAGCAGCATATCCTCCAGGGTAAGATTCTGGATGCCCTGGCCGAGCGGGGAATACCCCTGATCCTGGGAATGGAATTCTTCCAGCGGGACGATGGCGATGTGCTGAAGAAGTGGATATCCGGAGAGATGAATGAAGAATTTTTCCTTCGCGAATCGGGCTGGTACGACCGGGGCGGTTATCCCTTTGGTTATTATCGCCCGGTAATGGAAAGCGCAAAAAATAACGGCATCCCCGTCGTCGGACTCAATGTCGATCGTTCACTCATCAATTCCGTAGCGAGAAAAGGCCTGGAAGGACTGGACGAAAATGAGAGGAAGGAACTTGGGAAAATCAGGGTCGATGCCGCTCCGGGTCACCGTTTTCTCGTCAGCCTCTTCTTTGGAGAGAGCGGCCCTTCCATGCCCCCCGACTGGCTATCCCGCATGTACGCCGCCCAGGTGACATGGGACACGATCATGGCCCGCTCCATTCTGGACAACCTGATAGAGGACAGGACCATGGTTGTCATTGTCGGGTCGGGCCATGTCATTCACGGCCTGGGGATTCCACGAAGGCTTAAAGAAGAGTCGGAATGGAGAAGGATCAGCATTCCTGTCCTGTCTTTCGTTCCGGTCACTGCTCCCGTGCCGGATCCCGAAATCACCCTGCGGGGTCACCCCACGGGAATGGGAGGATATGGTTCCGACGCCCCGAAAGCCCTCTTTTCCCGTGGTGTCGCCGACATCGCCGGGATCTTCACGAACCCGGGAGAGTACGAAGCCCTCCCCACGTACGGGGTTTCCCTGCGGGAGTCGGATGGGAACATTACGGTCAGTTGGGTCACTCCCGATTCCCTCGCGGACCGGGCGGGTGTCGAACGGGGAGACCGATTCCTGGATGTCAACGGTAATACCTTCGACTCCCTGACGGACCTTCGGCTTCATCTGGCTTCATTTACATGGGGAGACCGGGTGGACATCCATTTGTTACGAGAAGAGGCAACGGTTCACGCGATATTCATTCTCGAACCGGATATCGTTGCTCAAAGGGAACTTACCGTGCCAGGCTGGATACGAATGGATGGGCTGGACGTAAACCTTTCGTATACTGATCCTGCAGATTATACAAAGCCCCTTTCGACTGAAGAGTTGGATGAGCCGCATGGCAGACGCTACCTTATCCTGGATGATCAGGATCACCCGTTACGCATTGAAGTGAGGGAAGGGAGGGATCTCCTCGAAGTCCACGAGCTGGATAAAGAAGGATATATCGTTCGGGCTCTCTATCGGAATCCCCTGGAAGACGGAACGACTGAGGTTAGAAAGGCCCGTGACATGAACGGAACATGGACGATTCAATCCTACGACCGTACCGGCCGCCTTCTCCACTCCAGGGTCAGGTCTTGA
- a CDS encoding transposase — MARPLRVEYPGAVYHVFSRGVAKEPIFLDDKDRKRFLYVLETAVERFNFLIHAYCLMDNHYHLLIETPEANISRAIRHINGVYGQGFNRRYERVGPVFQGRFKACLIDKNAYLLEVSRYIVLNPVRAKLVEEPEAWRWSSFRAMVGKGSFPVWLTTHWILQVMGGKTPEEAQSRFRTFVQEGMKTGTIELEKKMKGPILGGKDFVRHVGQLLGEKKKWKEIPRSQRFVGRPDLDSIFNEMKSKSDRNQAVIRAYFQHGYSMKEIADYLNLHYATISRVISREKMS, encoded by the coding sequence ATGGCGAGACCTTTACGTGTTGAATATCCAGGTGCGGTTTATCACGTTTTTTCAAGAGGTGTAGCAAAAGAACCTATCTTTTTGGACGATAAAGATCGAAAACGCTTCCTTTACGTTCTCGAAACAGCCGTAGAACGTTTTAACTTTCTGATCCATGCGTATTGTCTGATGGATAATCACTACCATCTGCTTATTGAAACACCTGAAGCCAACATTTCAAGAGCTATAAGACATATTAATGGTGTGTATGGGCAAGGATTCAACCGCAGATATGAAAGAGTCGGGCCAGTTTTTCAGGGTCGGTTTAAGGCATGCCTCATCGATAAAAATGCGTACCTTCTTGAAGTCAGCCGTTATATTGTTCTAAACCCTGTCCGGGCCAAACTAGTTGAGGAGCCAGAAGCATGGAGATGGAGCAGCTTTCGAGCTATGGTAGGCAAAGGTTCTTTTCCAGTTTGGCTCACTACGCATTGGATATTACAGGTTATGGGAGGGAAGACTCCTGAGGAAGCGCAGAGTCGTTTCCGAACTTTTGTTCAAGAGGGAATGAAAACGGGTACGATAGAACTGGAAAAGAAGATGAAAGGACCGATACTGGGAGGTAAAGATTTTGTACGGCATGTTGGTCAGCTTTTAGGTGAAAAGAAAAAATGGAAGGAAATTCCACGATCGCAGCGCTTTGTCGGACGACCAGACCTGGATAGTATATTCAATGAAATGAAATCAAAATCAGATCGGAATCAGGCTGTGATTAGAGCGTATTTCCAGCACGGATACTCAATGAAGGAAATCGCAGATTATCTTAATCTCCATTATGCAACGATAAGTCGAGTCATTAGTCGAGAAAAAATGTCGTAA
- a CDS encoding OmpA family protein, giving the protein MQFYLRVMFSMMFALILAVSGFALDVKLTAVQYPEKVDVDIPFTHTDRAPNGQLEAEVTYEQGQARIELQFKDMKAPVLFGGDVTAYVLWAVTRDGIAENLGELYIDEGSGKAEYSTGQKNFAMIVTAETHFLVTQPSELLLHTSEPADNKRASNSTFIFSGFAPAPDHDLESIAHFEYKGDMPLELMQAEKTYALAEENDALTYASDIMRDAKITLAQARGLSKEKRNRKGMVDYARRSVALSSEAIRITERKIEAERLAEEIARRRAEMEALQSKVEQAQAARETAEQQKAQLLEDMSNLSREIQSVREERESLAERVTEAQAAVNNLKEEQASIGLAMEQLRESKAELESQKADLEASMVNLEERMNSLKEEKAKLSQRLEGALKMVADTNQSARGLIVNLPDILFDFNKATLKDPAKITLAKLAGILIIMPELNLRVEGHTDSIGTKEYNLKLSEQRADSVLQFLKEQGVDAGRMIAAGYGMERPRADNATDEGRAKNRRVEIVIAEGVVQEAQP; this is encoded by the coding sequence ATGCAATTCTATCTACGTGTCATGTTTTCCATGATGTTTGCCCTTATACTGGCGGTTTCCGGTTTTGCCCTGGACGTGAAACTCACGGCGGTACAATACCCGGAAAAGGTCGATGTTGATATTCCTTTCACTCACACTGACCGAGCGCCCAACGGTCAACTGGAAGCCGAGGTGACCTACGAGCAGGGGCAGGCAAGGATAGAACTGCAGTTCAAGGACATGAAAGCCCCGGTTCTCTTCGGAGGGGATGTTACGGCGTACGTTCTCTGGGCCGTGACGAGGGATGGAATTGCGGAAAATCTCGGGGAGCTTTACATCGACGAGGGAAGCGGAAAGGCCGAGTATTCCACCGGACAGAAGAATTTTGCCATGATTGTGACGGCTGAGACCCACTTTCTCGTAACTCAACCTTCGGAACTTCTCCTGCACACCTCGGAACCCGCTGACAACAAGCGAGCCTCCAACTCAACGTTTATTTTCAGCGGATTTGCGCCCGCGCCGGATCATGACCTGGAGAGCATCGCTCACTTTGAATACAAGGGAGACATGCCCCTCGAACTGATGCAGGCGGAAAAAACTTACGCACTGGCAGAGGAGAACGATGCGCTCACCTACGCCAGCGATATTATGAGGGACGCGAAGATCACCCTGGCCCAGGCCCGGGGATTATCCAAAGAAAAAAGAAACCGGAAGGGGATGGTGGACTACGCACGCAGGAGTGTGGCCTTGAGTTCCGAAGCGATTCGAATTACGGAACGTAAGATCGAAGCCGAACGCCTCGCCGAAGAAATCGCACGGCGCAGGGCGGAAATGGAAGCCCTGCAGAGCAAGGTGGAGCAAGCCCAGGCGGCCCGGGAAACCGCGGAACAGCAGAAGGCTCAATTGCTTGAGGACATGTCCAACCTGAGCCGGGAGATCCAGAGTGTCCGGGAAGAGCGCGAAAGCCTTGCCGAGCGAGTTACCGAGGCACAGGCCGCCGTAAATAATTTGAAGGAAGAACAAGCTTCCATCGGGCTTGCCATGGAGCAGCTTCGGGAATCCAAGGCGGAACTCGAGTCACAGAAAGCGGACCTCGAGGCCTCCATGGTCAACCTTGAAGAACGGATGAACTCCCTGAAAGAAGAGAAAGCGAAGCTCTCTCAACGTCTGGAGGGTGCACTGAAGATGGTGGCCGACACGAACCAGTCCGCACGCGGGCTTATCGTCAACCTGCCGGATATCCTCTTCGATTTCAATAAGGCTACGCTGAAGGACCCTGCAAAAATTACTCTGGCCAAACTGGCCGGGATCCTTATCATCATGCCGGAATTGAACCTCAGAGTCGAAGGTCACACGGATTCCATCGGCACAAAGGAGTACAACCTGAAGCTTTCGGAGCAGCGGGCCGACTCGGTTCTTCAATTCCTGAAGGAGCAGGGAGTGGATGCCGGACGCATGATCGCGGCCGGCTACGGCATGGAAAGGCCACGGGCTGACAACGCCACCGATGAAGGAAGAGCCAAAAACCGCCGGGTCGAAATCGTCATCGCGGAAGGCGTAGTCCAGGAAGCCCAGCCCTGA
- a CDS encoding aromatic amino acid ammonia-lyase: MSVRITGKDLTIEAVVRVARHGEEVVLDETALDRIKYCRGLLDRKVEAREIMYGVNTGIGEFSEVVLSDEQVMEFQKYLIYNHAAGIGEPCPIEHVRAAMLSRINVHAIGHSGCRPEITKTYIDMLNRGVTPVVCRKGSVGACGDLSPMSQIALSLMGEGEAFYEGERMATRSAMEKAGIPVPGLRARDGLAAINGSNLITGIGCLLLYDMERWIAQAEIAAAMSLEALLANLKPYDPKLHQLRGFHGAQTTAANIRKVIEGSDLQTGKLKVKVQDAYSMRSTPQVIGAVRDQMAYTRKQFEIELNGVADNPIFLPDEDRVLTGANFQGTPISMPLDVAGAGITMISVLSERRLNRLLNPALSVGLPAFLTKGAGMFSGHMLSQYTADMMIVEQRILSNPSYVQSIPAAADQEDFVSMGMNAALKTLQILDNARGVLGIEFIAAAQGLDFREFDPGKGTRAAHSAIRKVVEHLDVDRPLFTDHNNMMAAVRDCSVLEAVETAVGPMGTSWS, from the coding sequence ATGTCAGTAAGGATCACGGGGAAAGACCTGACCATTGAAGCGGTCGTTCGTGTTGCAAGGCACGGCGAAGAGGTTGTATTGGATGAGACGGCTCTGGATCGAATCAAGTACTGCCGGGGTCTGCTGGACCGTAAGGTTGAAGCAAGGGAGATCATGTACGGTGTCAATACGGGCATCGGAGAGTTCTCCGAAGTGGTCCTTTCCGATGAGCAGGTGATGGAGTTTCAGAAGTATCTGATTTACAACCATGCCGCAGGAATCGGGGAGCCGTGTCCCATCGAACACGTGCGGGCGGCCATGCTGTCCCGTATCAATGTCCATGCCATTGGCCACTCCGGGTGCAGGCCGGAGATTACGAAAACCTATATCGATATGCTGAATCGGGGTGTGACTCCCGTTGTATGCCGGAAGGGAAGCGTGGGTGCGTGCGGGGATCTTTCTCCCATGAGTCAGATTGCCCTGAGCCTGATGGGGGAGGGGGAAGCCTTCTACGAGGGGGAGAGGATGGCCACCCGGTCGGCGATGGAGAAGGCCGGCATCCCGGTTCCGGGCCTGCGGGCCAGGGATGGCCTGGCGGCCATTAACGGCTCCAACCTCATCACTGGAATCGGTTGTCTTCTCCTTTACGATATGGAACGGTGGATCGCCCAGGCCGAAATCGCTGCCGCGATGAGCCTGGAGGCTCTCCTGGCCAACCTGAAACCCTACGATCCGAAACTCCATCAGCTGAGAGGGTTTCATGGAGCGCAGACCACGGCAGCCAATATCCGGAAGGTGATCGAAGGATCGGACCTGCAGACGGGGAAGCTCAAGGTCAAGGTGCAGGATGCCTACTCTATGCGCTCCACGCCGCAGGTCATCGGCGCGGTCCGGGATCAGATGGCCTACACGAGGAAGCAGTTTGAGATCGAACTGAACGGCGTGGCGGACAACCCCATCTTTCTGCCCGACGAAGATCGGGTCCTTACAGGCGCCAATTTCCAGGGGACCCCCATCTCGATGCCGCTTGATGTCGCGGGTGCGGGAATCACGATGATCTCGGTCCTGTCGGAACGCCGCCTCAACCGCCTGCTGAACCCGGCCCTGTCCGTCGGCCTCCCGGCCTTCCTTACAAAGGGAGCCGGTATGTTCTCCGGCCACATGTTGAGCCAGTACACGGCCGACATGATGATCGTGGAGCAGAGGATTCTTTCCAATCCTTCCTACGTCCAGTCGATTCCGGCAGCAGCCGACCAGGAAGACTTTGTTTCCATGGGCATGAATGCGGCGCTGAAGACTTTGCAGATCCTGGATAATGCACGAGGTGTCCTGGGGATTGAGTTCATTGCCGCGGCCCAGGGCCTGGACTTCCGGGAATTCGATCCCGGAAAGGGAACCCGTGCCGCCCATTCCGCCATTCGAAAGGTCGTGGAACACCTCGATGTGGACCGCCCGCTCTTTACGGATCATAACAATATGATGGCGGCTGTCAGAGACTGCTCGGTCCTGGAGGCGGTAGAAACGGCTGTCGGGCCGATGGGAACCTCCTGGTCCTGA
- a CDS encoding peptidylprolyl isomerase gives MNQQQESKKMAMEVNGRPISFEEIEMQTRLFLLEQAHSGKARPDIKEIDQLRQRAIEALVQNRLLKSASAREGLEVEDSRMKAVLDEIISSIGSDEKLTTFLQEAGISRDFYDGQIRDNLLIQDYLALIAREVEDPTEEEVKAFYEENKAEFKLPEQIRASHILVKSDEKDSEEEKQLAREKAEAILRRIEEGTDFAGLARSTSDCPSASEGGDLSFFHRGQMVRAFEDAAFGLNVGETSGIVSTRFGYHIITKTDEMAPRDLSFEEGRDKIVTFIREERTRKAIQDHILRLREEAEIVYHASTESRIIQP, from the coding sequence ATGAATCAACAGCAGGAATCTAAAAAGATGGCCATGGAAGTCAACGGCCGTCCCATTTCCTTCGAGGAAATCGAAATGCAGACACGACTCTTCCTACTGGAACAGGCTCACTCGGGGAAAGCGCGGCCGGATATAAAGGAAATTGACCAGCTGCGCCAGCGCGCGATCGAAGCCCTGGTCCAGAATCGTCTTCTTAAATCAGCCAGTGCGCGGGAGGGTCTCGAGGTAGAGGATTCCAGAATGAAGGCCGTTCTGGATGAAATTATTTCAAGTATTGGATCCGACGAAAAGCTGACAACCTTTCTTCAGGAAGCAGGAATATCTCGAGATTTCTACGACGGGCAGATCCGGGATAACCTTCTTATTCAGGATTACCTGGCCTTAATCGCCAGGGAGGTAGAGGATCCGACGGAGGAGGAAGTCAAGGCGTTTTATGAAGAAAACAAAGCCGAATTCAAGCTCCCCGAGCAGATTCGAGCCAGCCATATCCTGGTAAAAAGTGATGAGAAGGATTCGGAGGAAGAGAAACAATTGGCCCGTGAGAAGGCAGAAGCTATTCTGCGAAGAATTGAGGAAGGGACAGACTTTGCGGGTCTGGCTCGAAGTACCTCGGATTGTCCGAGCGCTTCCGAAGGCGGTGACCTGAGCTTCTTCCATCGCGGACAGATGGTTCGTGCCTTTGAGGATGCGGCATTTGGATTGAATGTCGGTGAAACCTCAGGAATCGTCTCAACCCGGTTTGGATATCACATCATTACAAAAACGGATGAAATGGCACCCCGCGACCTCTCATTCGAAGAAGGTAGAGATAAGATCGTCACTTTTATTCGGGAGGAACGGACCCGAAAGGCAATCCAGGACCACATCCTCCGGCTCCGTGAAGAGGCGGAAATCGTGTATCACGCTTCCACAGAGTCCCGGATTATCCAACCCTGA